A stretch of Passer domesticus isolate bPasDom1 chromosome 23, bPasDom1.hap1, whole genome shotgun sequence DNA encodes these proteins:
- the LOC135285435 gene encoding serine/threonine-protein kinase pim-1-like, whose translation PPAGKAQEALQERYRLGSLLGRGGFGSVCSATRLLDGAPVAIKRVPRDRIRHWSELPDGTSAPLEIVLLAKVSCGCAGVIQLLEWLELPDSFLMVLERPERCQELSDFLAERRFLPEEEARGLFRQVLEAVRHCTSCGVLHRDIKPQNIVLDLASGQLKLIDFGCGAFLQDTAYTQFAGTLAYSPPEWTQHQSYHGEAATIWSLGLLLYQLVVGKHPFRRGQEIIWGRILFPPRLSQECQDVIKRCLSMQPSDRPSLEELFCHPWVQGAPRP comes from the exons ccgcccgcagggaaggcgcaggaggccctgcaggagcgctaccgcctgggttccctgctggggcgcggcggattcggcagcgtctgctCGGCGACGCGGCTCttggacggcgccccg GTGGCCATCAAACGCGTGCCGCGGGATCGCATCCGgcactggagcgagctg cccgacggcaccagcgcgcccctggagatcgtgctgctggccaaggtgtcctgtggctgtgctggtgtcattcagctcctggagtggcttgagctccccgacAGCttcttgatggtgctggagcgtcCAGAACGGTGCCAGGAGCTCTCGGATTTCCTGGCGGAGCGGAGGTTCCtgccggaggaggaggcgcgggggctgttccgccaggtgctggaggccgtgcggcactgcaccagctgcggggtcctgcacagggacatcaagCCTCAGAACATCGTGCTTGACCTGGCCAGCGGGCAGCTGAAACTGATCGACTTTGGCTGTGGCGCTTTCctccaagacacagcctacacccagtttgcag GAACCCTGGCCTACAGCCCTCCAGAGTGGACCCAGCACCAAAGCTACCATGGCGAGGCAGCAACAATCTGGTCCCTGGGCCTCCTGCTGTACCAGCTGGTTGTGGGGAAGCACCCGTTCAGGAGGGGCCAGGAGATCATCTGGGGGCGCATCTTGTTCCCACCACGGCTCTCTCAag AATGCCAAGATGTCATTAAGAGGTGTTTGTCCATGCAACCCTCGGACAGGCCATCATTAGAAGAGCTTTTCTGCCATCCTTGGGTGCAGGGTGCTCCTCGGCCCTAG